A stretch of the Papaver somniferum cultivar HN1 chromosome 6, ASM357369v1, whole genome shotgun sequence genome encodes the following:
- the LOC113289867 gene encoding uncharacterized protein LOC113289867: protein MGQYIRILVSHNKEYPTSLFFPAGDTGVGWWETGMILESVLFGVSKSKGCKMMEEKPVVNVGNAWLDGNIKHKSDGGSSLVKSNPEQVVNSSWHRTMVVQLVDIDYNWKEMGRWIMDILGWSLSFELQQIDDLKAVFTINTTKEFNRIRDTGSWKVNDREIRIYPWNEIINAIPKPNPWSIKKKWIGVKGVPFNLWCYSTFKSIGDKFEGSVETSPESSMATDLSEIKVSFNGPVSNGVCCEEIIIGSRGFWVEIRLIGEELDPSRPDMKPISIVKDRMEPIAGKRWRRKPTPITEEEEEEDGRRGSLEIEKYHGCTKNSVVLADGTTGNGLNDVSPPVRLDFSSNNSNFVTMEPVENVRTVILTQILWIILSSGQAQVDKPVWI from the coding sequence ATGGGACAATATATTCGTATTCTGGTTTCACATAATAAGGAGTATCCGACGTCTCTGTTTTTTCCGGCAGGGGACACTGGTGTAGGATGGTGGGAAACAGGGATGATACTTGAAAGTGTATTGTTTGGAGTTTCAAAATCAAAAGGGTGTAAGATGATGGAGGAAAAACCAGTTGTTAATGTGGGAAATGCTTGGTTAGATGGAAACATAAAACATAAATCTGACGGAGGTTCATCTCTAGTGAAATCTAACCCTGAACAAGTTGTTAATTCTTCTTGGCATcgtactatggttgtgcaattggTTGATATAGATTATAATTGGAAAGAAATGGGAAGATGGATTATGGACATACTTGGGTGGAGTCTTAGCTTTGAACTTCAGCAAATTGATGATCTTAAAGCAGTTTTCACTATTAATACTACGAAGGAATTTAATCGAATTAGAGATACTGGTTCATGGAAAGTTAATGATAGAGAAATTCGTATTTATCCTTGgaatgaaattattaatgcaatccctaaacccaatccttggagcATCAAGAAGAAATGGATCGGAGTGAAAGGAGTTCCTTTTAATTTATGGTGCTATTCAACATTCAAATCTATTGGTGATAAATTTGAGGGTTCGGTTGAAACAAGCCCCGAATCTTCGATGGCTACTGATTTATCTGAGATCAAAGTCTCTTTTAATGGCCCTGTTAGTAATGGAGTTTGTTGTGAGGAAATAATTATTGGTAGCAGAGGATTTTGGGTTGAGATTCGTTTGATTGGTGAAGAACTTGATCCATCAAGACCCGATATGAAACCAATTTCTATCGTTAAGGATCGGATGGAGCCTATTGCCGGTAAGCGATGGAGAAGGAAACCAACACCGATAactgaggaggaggaagaagaagatggaagacGTGGAAGTTTGGAAATTGAAAAATATCATGGGTGTACGAAAAATAGTGTCGTTCTGGCTGATGGAACAACAGGTAATGGTCTGAATGACGTGTCGCCACCTGTTCGTCTTGACTTTTCTAGTAATAATTCAAATTTTGTAACTATGGAGCCAGTAGAAAATGTACGCACAGTAATTTTAACTCAGATTTTGTGGATAATACTTTCGTCGGGCCAAGCTCAGGTTGACAAGCCCGTTTGGATTTAA